A region of Vitis vinifera cultivar Pinot Noir 40024 chromosome 15, ASM3070453v1 DNA encodes the following proteins:
- the LOC100255197 gene encoding probable receptor-like protein kinase At5g24010 — translation MENLYGNPSFSLLLFLSLHLLVVSSLYQRFSPVDNYLINCGSSDEVSVDGNNRKFMGDSVKSDSVLMCGTRTISIRDSNPDLGLSPIYHTARVFTKPSKYEFEIRDKGTHAVRIHFHQLNSAKYDVSDALFHVSVNGFLVLSNFTGYDNENARIKEYLIWVDAEKLVIGFIPSKRSKFAFVNAIEVISAPKDLIADTAQFVNGDSVENFDGLTKQALEVVYRVNVGGPKVTPFNDSLWRTWVPDEEFLKFSEGSSRVYTSGRIRYQMGGASREVCPDNVYNSARVISSSNATVPNHNITWGFDVVEGYKYLVRMHFCDIASIAIGLIYFNVHVDGHLVYKDMDLSYITNEVLSSPFYADFVVDGDSSGVLTVSVGPSSKSFPYAVDGILNGVEIMKLNNSMGSLDGEVSVEQVLKNWPRGNIGVSVALFASVCLLLTASLLMHRRRVGVKDSVAWSPLPMDISKGNLKSNNQFSCGKVECS, via the coding sequence ATGGAGAATCTTTACGGAAATCCTAGCTTCTCTCTCCTCctgtttctctctctacacctgCTAGTTGTCTCCTCTCTCTACCAACGCTTCTCTCCCGTCGACAATTATCTCATCAACTGTGGATCCTCCGACGAGGTCTCCGTTGACGGAAACAACAGGAAATTCATGGGAGACTCGGTCAAGTCCGACTCGGTGTTGATGTGCGGGACTCGGACGATCTCTATCAGGGACTCAAATCCTGATCTGGGTTTGTCCCCAATCTACCACACGGCTAGGGTTTTCACAAAACCATCGAAGTACGAGTTCGAGATCAGAGACAAGGGGACTCACGCGGTACGTATTCATTTCCACCAGTTGAATTCTGCCAAGTACGATGTTAGTGATGCTCTGTTTCATGTTTCGGTTAATGGGTTTCTGGTTTTGAGCAATTTCACTGGTTACGATAatgaaaacgctagaattaaGGAGTACTTGATCTGGGTCGATGCTGAAAAGCTTGTCATTGGGTTTATTCCATCAAAAAGATCGAAATTTGCGTTTGTTAATGCAATTGAGGTGATTTCTGCGCCAAAGGATTTGATTGCTGATACAGCTCAGTTTGTGAATGGTGATAGTGTTGAGAATTTTGATGGGTTGACGAAACAAGCGCTTGAAGTTGTGTATAGAGTCAATGTTGGAGGTCCTAAGGTGACCCCATTTAATGATTCTTTGTGGAGGACTTGGGTTCCTGATGAGGAGTTCTTGAAATTTAGTGAGGGCTCAAGTAGGGTTTATACTAGTGGTCGGATTAGGTACCAAATGGGAGGGGCAAGCCGTGAAGTCTGTCCAGATAACGTTTACAATTCTGCTAGAGTGATTAGTAGTTCAAATGCAACGGTTCCAAATCATAACATTACTTGGGGTTTTGATGTGGTTGAAGGGTATAAGTATCTTGTTCGGATGCATTTTTGTGATATTGCTAGCATTGCAATCGGTCTGATTTACTTTAATGTTCATGTTGATGGCCATTTGGTGTATAAAGATATGGACCTCTCTTACATTACAAATGAAGTGTTGTCTTCTCCTTTCTATGCCGACTTTGTGGTTGATGGAGATAGTTCAGGGGTATTGACGGTAAGTGTAGGACCTTCGAGTAAGAGTTTTCCATATGCAGTCGATGGTATTCTGAATGGGGTTGAGATCATGAAGTTGAACAATTCAATGGGTAGTCTTGATGGAGAGGTTTCAGTGGAacaagttttgaagaattggccAAGAGGAAATATTGGTGTTTCAGTTGCTTTGTTTGCTTCTGTGTGCTTGTTACTAACTGCATCACTGCTTATGCATAGGAGAAGGGTTGGAGTAAAGGACTCTGTGGCATGGTCACCATTACCAATGGATATCTCTAAAGGTAATCTGAAGTCCAACAATCAATTTTCATGTGGTAAAGTGGAATGCTCTTAA
- the LOC100261915 gene encoding mechanosensitive ion channel protein 1, mitochondrial produces MAGIRFPILKSLCDPISKTHSFRSYDSCLDFAKYAYQVELKSSYASSNRSNHTKESPFAANFVNARFRIPSIASPVDTQCYKAKQVNAFSPTLLNSRFGSSIPLISVIPISKYRSYSSYFGSKGDKPQEKEVQAATGMSEPDVSNSGVMGSDWLDKVKDVWQSTVDAAAYRGQKAKETSDELAPYVDQLLDSLPYLKTVVIPVGCTLTATILAWAVMPRLLRRFHKYATQGSAVLLLGSLPEEQVPYEKSFWSALEDPVRYLITFISFTQIGTMIAPTTIASQYIGPAWRGALILSFVWFLHRWKTNVFARALAAQSVVGLDREKLLALDKLSSVGLFVLGLMALAEACGVAVQSILTVGGIGGVATAFASRDILGNVLSGLSMQFSKPFSLGDTIKAGSIEGQVVEMGLTTTSLLNAEKFPVIVPNSLFSSQVIVNKSRAQWHAMATKIPLQSDNLDKIPQISDDIKNMLRSNSKIFLGKEAPYCFLSRVERSYAELTIGCNLKHMSKDELYSTEQDILLQSVRIIKQHGSTLGSTFSM; encoded by the exons ATGGCTGGAATTAGGTTTCCAATTTTGAAGTCACTTTGTGATCCCATCTCAAAAACGCATTCGTTTAGATCGTATGATTCTTGTTTGGATTTTGCAAAATATGCCTATCAAGTTGAATTAAAATCATCATATGCTTCTAGTAATCGTAGTAACCACACAAAAGAATCTCCATTTGCTGCTAATTTTGTAAATGCTCGTTTTAGAATACCGTCTATTGCATCTCCTGTAGATACTCAATGTTACAAAGCCAAACAAGTCAATGCATTTTCACCCACATTACTGAATTCACGCTTTGGGAGTAGTATACCTCTTATTTCTGTAATCCCAATTTCAAAATATAGATCATATTCTTCTTATTTCGGTAGTAAAGGAGATAAACCCCAAGAAAAGGAAGTTCAGGCTGCTACTGGTATGAGTGAACCGGATGTTAGTAATAGTGGTGTTATGGGTAGTGATTGGTTGGATAAGGTTAAGGATGTTTGGCAGTCTACAGTCGATGCAGCGGCTTATAGAGGGCAAAAGGCTAAAGAAACTTCTGATGAACTGGCACCTTATGTTGACCAGTTGCTGGATTCACTTCCGTATCTTAAAACTGTTGTCATTCCAGTTGGGTGTACTTTGACTGCTACTATATTGGCTTGGGCGGTGATGCCGAGGCTTTTGAGGAGATTTCATAAGTATGCAACCCAAGGATCAGCTGTATTACTACTAGGAAGCTTACCTGAGGAGCAAGTTCCATATGAGAAAAGTTTTTGGAGTGCTTTGGAGGATCCAGTGCGATATCTAATCACCTTCATATCATTTACTCAAAT AGGCACGATGATAGCACCAACCACAATTGCATCACAATACATTGGACCAGCTTGGAGGGGTGCACTTATCCTGTCATTTGTATGGTTTCTACATCGTTGGAAAACCAATGTGTTTGCTCGTGCTTTGGCTGCTCAGTCTGTAGTGGGGCTTGATCGAGAGAAGTTGCTAGCACTTGACAAACTTTCATCTGTTGGTCTATTTGTCCTTGGATTGATGGCATTAGCGGAGGCATGTGGGGTAGCTGTTCAATCTATTTTGACTGTTGGTGGCATAGGAG GAGTGGCTACTGCTTTTGCATCTAGAGACATTCTTGGGAATGTGCTAAGTGGTTTGTCTATGCAGTTCTCAAAGCCATTCTCACTTGGAGATACAATAAAA GCTGGATCCATAGAAGGTCAAGTTGTAGAAATGGGACTCACTACCACATCATTGCTGAATGCTGAGAAATTTCCTGTTATAGTTCCAAATTCGCTTTTTTCTAGTCAG GTAATTGTGAATAAATCACGGGCACAATGGCATGCTATGGCCACCAAAATTCCTTTGCAAAGCGACAATCTGGACAAGATTCCCCAGATATCAGATGATATAAAGAACATGCTAAGATCAAACTCAAAAATTTTCTTGGGAAAGGAGGCCCCTTACTGTTTCCTGTCTAGAGTAGAAAGGTCATATGCTGAGCTGACTATTGGATGCAATCTCAAACATAtg AGCAAAGACGAGTTATACTCTACAGAACAAGATATTCTTCTGCAGTCGGTCCGTATAATTAAGCAGCATGGTTCTACATTGGGTAGCACTTTCTCCATGTAA